One Spinacia oleracea cultivar Varoflay chromosome 4, BTI_SOV_V1, whole genome shotgun sequence DNA segment encodes these proteins:
- the LOC110804855 gene encoding cysteine-rich and transmembrane domain-containing protein WIH2: MSYYNQQQPPVGVPPPQGYPPEGYPKDAYPPPGYPAQGYPQQGYPPPGGYPQQGYPPQQYAPQYAQPPPQQQNQSSVGCMEGCLAALCCCCLLDACF; the protein is encoded by the exons ATGAGTTACTACAACCAGCAACAACCACCCGTCGGTGTTCCTCCTCCTCAAG gtTATCCGCCTGAAGGATACCCAAAGGACGCATACCCGCCACCGGGTTACCCTGCGCAAGGGTACCCACAACAAGGTTACCCGCCACCAGGAGGATACCCTCAACAAGGGTACCCTCCCCAACAGTACGCTCCTCAGTATGCTCAGCCTCCTCCTCAGCAGCAAAATCAGAGTAGTGTTGGTTGCATGGAAGGatg TTTGGCTGCTCTGTGCTGTTGCTGCTTGCTGGACGCCTGCTTTTGA